Genomic DNA from Xiphophorus couchianus chromosome 12, X_couchianus-1.0, whole genome shotgun sequence:
ctttaatatatttcactAATTCAATTTACAAAGGTAACCTCTTGATTGACTTACTAGACACAGATTATGTCAGTACtgatttctgttaattttgatacCTATGGCTtatagctaataaaaaaaataatacagaaaccAAGTCACAGAAACAAGTGACTAGCTGGAAAGCTAGTGACTTGATAGCTTTCCAGCAAGGTTGACATGCTGCTATACAAGTGCTGGTTGTAATCAGCATTTCACATGGAAGCCCCTTAATGAAAAGTTGAATGGACAGAAAACCcatggtaaaaagaaatgtgtgtggCACCAGTGGATATTTACATACCTTGAGGTAATACTCAACTGAGACAAGATCACAGTTATTGAAAGTGTAGATAACACCTGGAGGAACATCGATGGTAAAGGACACAGTTTCCTCAGAGTTTGGTTTAATGGTGTCTCCGACTTTTTTGCATAAAGAATAGTCACTGATGTCTTTGGAACCCCCAGCGATGTAAACAGTCCTTTGCTGTAAACTGAATTTTGGTTTCATTGACTTGGAGGAACCATTGGAGATTTTGGCAAAAGCAGTTAGAGTGTCACCTGTTTAAAGAAATGGAAATTCTGAATGCAAGTGAACTTACTGTTGACCAGTAATGACAATATAAACACAGTGCCCTGCATATGTGCCCACAAATTTCAGACAGAGTGGAAGGAGAGCCTTGCTAATGTAAATTTTCAGGTCTTGTTACGTGTACATAGTTAGATCTAGATTTAAGTATTAACTGGGCCATCCTTCAGTTGGATGTAGAAAAATTGGCTCAATGTTcagggtcattgtcctgctcaAATGTAAACTTTGACCCCtatctcaagtcttttgcccCCTCAAAATGACTTTGAGACATCAAAAGACTTGACTTTCTTTAAGTAAATGGTTTCTTTTTGCCACTCCTGcataaaagccagatttgtggaATTGTCCTGTTAACAGTTTCTCTCCCCTAAAATGAATGAGAAAATGAAACTATACCTGGAAAGCAAACATTCCTGTTTACTGAAGCAGTCATTTGGACTTCTCCTTTGGAGAAAACTCCTATCTTTTCTGTTACCGAGTTGGACTGTGGACACTAtaatatgcaataaaaaataaaccttttaagtATTTTCTCAATAAGCTTGTTCAACAATGTGATACAGCACCAGAGAGTCACATCCTACCACAACTTGGCGAGTGTTTCGTATGGACTTTGAAAGAAACTTGATCTCCTTTTGCACTGTAGAATCCAAATGCCATTTCCTACATATCTGTGCTTCAACCTTGTAAACAATGCTGCCATGTGTCCCCTTGAAGGATGATGGCAAGTCCCTGGCAGGGCAAACATGTTTAAGTATGGATGTggttgtaaacaaaaataataacgCCATTTTCACCATTGCATGGCAGATGTTAGAAAATCACACTTACTCCTGTGGAATCTGAAGCCTGAACTTGAATTGATTGGTCCCTTGAGGAAGTACACTGCCTGAGTAGAGAAATTAAGCATTTCAGTGAAAGGCttagaaaacaataataataatttaaaaaaaaaaaaaaacagtgttgtggtgggaaaataaaatgttgtgaaaataaattgtgaTATTTAGATGTCACAACATGTAAATGTTGTGTAATATTGTAGTTTGTTTGATAGATTCTTCATATCAGCAAGTTTCTTTGACTaacattcatttctacagcatGATTAAAATTAAC
This window encodes:
- the LOC114154973 gene encoding arrestin domain-containing protein 3-like; protein product: MFRINDFKIICEDASRDGAFSEGDTVAGLVSFNLSKETKVKSVSVKLKGHGQVHWTEGTGEDERSYSASKRYLKVKEYLVLEKTESSVLPQGTNQFKFRLQIPQEDLPSSFKGTHGSIVYKVEAQICRKWHLDSTVQKEIKFLSKSIRNTRQVVCPQSNSVTEKIGVFSKGEVQMTASVNRNVCFPGDTLTAFAKISNGSSKSMKPKFSLQQRTVYIAGGSKDISDYSLCKKVGDTIKPNSEETVSFTIDVPPGVIYTFNNCDLVSVEYYLKVYLDVSFAFDPVVVFPLIIAPAIALDHCEDLGPYPGGPAGPPSYSDFSSAAAYPSEFNPIPISTGACGYPTLEDKPPLYNSLFPDGQDTTGKREPVQEN